The following coding sequences are from one Arthrobacter sp. PvP023 window:
- a CDS encoding LamB/YcsF family protein, translating to MSINSVAVVADLGESYGNYSIGDDEALLGLVTASNIACGFHAGDPRVMDATVKSCVERGIELGAHPGYPDLVGFGRRLIEASEEEIRTDVLYQIGALDAFARIHGGKISHVAPHGRMGSIAQTDAKHARAITDAIKAYDPSYIVICQNGLLADESRKRGLEVGYVFLADRGYGEDGMPVSRNTEGALLHDPEEIGRRVVQVVTEGTVRAVTGKVVPLGHDADVVLLHGDHPQVLENGTALRAALEKAGIRAAGLQEVLAEKAKAAAA from the coding sequence TTGAGCATCAATTCAGTCGCCGTCGTTGCAGACCTCGGCGAGAGCTACGGAAATTACAGCATCGGCGACGACGAAGCCCTCCTGGGCCTGGTCACCGCCTCGAACATCGCCTGCGGCTTCCATGCCGGCGACCCGCGCGTCATGGACGCCACCGTGAAGTCCTGCGTGGAGCGCGGCATCGAACTGGGCGCCCACCCGGGCTACCCCGACCTGGTGGGTTTCGGGCGCCGCCTCATCGAGGCCAGCGAAGAGGAAATCCGCACGGACGTCCTCTACCAGATCGGGGCATTGGATGCCTTCGCGCGCATCCATGGCGGCAAGATCAGCCATGTTGCCCCGCACGGCCGGATGGGCAGCATCGCCCAGACTGACGCCAAGCATGCCCGGGCCATCACGGACGCCATCAAGGCGTACGACCCGTCCTACATCGTCATCTGCCAGAACGGCTTGCTGGCCGATGAGTCCCGCAAGCGCGGCCTCGAAGTGGGTTACGTCTTCCTGGCGGACCGGGGCTATGGCGAGGACGGCATGCCGGTCTCCCGTAACACCGAAGGGGCGCTGCTGCACGATCCCGAAGAGATCGGCCGGCGGGTTGTCCAGGTGGTCACCGAAGGAACCGTCCGTGCCGTCACCGGCAAGGTGGTCCCTTTGGGCCACGATGCCGACGTCGTCCTCCTCCATGGCGACCACCCGCAGGTCCTGGAGAACGGAACGGCACTGCGCGCGGCGCTGGAGAAGGCCGGCATCAGGGCCGCCGGGCTGCAGGAAGTCCTTGCCGAAAAAGCCAAAGCCGCCGCGGCCTGA
- a CDS encoding allophanate hydrolase, with protein sequence MAAKPEQTVTLTISEPGWLSTFQDLGREDSEFMGVPCGGAADQHSAAAANILVGNRRGAALLEIMGGRFAFTASHETFISVTGTPAEVAVGGVAVPLWQPVCVPARTRVVISKATGGMRTYLAFSGVLDAPRFMGSAAPESRMGFPQQLVAGQQILLASRYREFSQPYLGQPLFRLPVPVPDFSPDVWTVDVVEGPETDRTPGIRELLGSSIYTVGGKSNHVGLRLDGPVIHPEGLGEIVSHGVPIGAFEIPHGDELIILGRSRTLTAGYPIVAVATKASLPLLGQASPGRKITFRWVSQEAAVERWRDQQRQLCALEERVHSLFAAVGLPFAQPADTSTPPGTRAA encoded by the coding sequence GTGGCAGCGAAGCCTGAGCAGACGGTCACCCTCACCATCAGCGAGCCCGGATGGCTGTCCACGTTCCAGGACCTGGGCCGCGAAGACTCCGAGTTCATGGGAGTGCCCTGCGGCGGTGCCGCCGACCAGCACTCTGCGGCCGCAGCCAATATCCTGGTGGGCAACCGGCGCGGGGCTGCCCTGCTGGAAATCATGGGAGGCAGGTTCGCGTTCACCGCCTCGCATGAGACCTTCATCTCGGTCACCGGCACGCCGGCCGAGGTGGCAGTCGGGGGAGTCGCGGTGCCGCTGTGGCAGCCGGTCTGCGTGCCGGCACGGACCCGGGTGGTCATCTCCAAGGCAACCGGGGGGATGCGCACCTACCTTGCTTTCAGCGGAGTCCTCGACGCTCCCCGGTTCATGGGCAGCGCGGCGCCGGAATCGCGGATGGGTTTCCCCCAGCAGCTGGTCGCGGGCCAGCAGATACTGCTCGCCAGCCGGTACCGCGAGTTCAGCCAGCCGTACCTGGGTCAGCCCTTGTTCCGGCTGCCGGTTCCTGTGCCGGACTTCAGTCCCGACGTCTGGACCGTTGACGTGGTGGAGGGCCCGGAAACAGACCGGACACCCGGCATCAGGGAACTCCTGGGCAGCAGTATCTACACGGTGGGCGGAAAATCCAACCACGTAGGCCTGCGACTGGACGGGCCGGTCATCCATCCTGAAGGGCTGGGCGAGATCGTGTCGCACGGCGTTCCGATCGGGGCGTTCGAGATCCCGCACGGCGACGAACTGATCATCCTGGGCCGCTCACGTACCCTGACGGCGGGCTACCCCATCGTCGCGGTGGCAACGAAGGCGTCACTGCCGCTCCTGGGGCAAGCCAGCCCCGGGCGGAAAATAACCTTCCGTTGGGTCAGCCAGGAAGCCGCCGTCGAACGCTGGCGGGACCAGCAGCGGCAGCTCTGCGCGCTGGAGGAACGGGTGCACAGCCTGTTCGCCGCCGTCGGGCTTCCGTTCGCGCAGCCGGCGGATACTTCCACGCCGCCCGGCACGCGTGCCGCCTGA
- a CDS encoding MFS transporter, which produces MTTASTDSVELNTAQIKVVTADGKMVRKATIAGTMGSFVEWYDYGIYGLLTTYLAINIMGSKDLGSLLLTNVGFLVSFLARPFGSVICGFLGDRLGRKNLLAVLLLLISGATACIGLIPSSSVIGWAAPALLILFRILQGFSAGGEVAGAMAFVGEYAHNKHRNYSMSFIAVGSFCALLFGSALSATLITTLGDATMESWAWRVPFLFALPLGYVGYYIRSKMEDTPHFAALRERNEVERNPLKAVFTSKRHLKAIALTIFLPALNGPGYYLLFAYMPTYLKTQLGTGNNFTMVQALTVTAFSLVAIIISIPLMARLSDRIGRKPVLAASAILMALVSYPMFAMITTGNMLLACIATVVMAIAFSGHAAVVHTVLTEMFPTTVRYSAYSIGFSISTIIFGGSAPLVMTEIIKATGNSMVPAYAAIGTAIITLASVYFLKETKGQPLQTH; this is translated from the coding sequence ATGACTACTGCATCGACGGACTCAGTGGAACTGAATACCGCACAAATCAAGGTTGTCACCGCAGACGGCAAGATGGTGCGCAAGGCGACCATCGCCGGCACCATGGGCTCCTTCGTGGAGTGGTACGACTACGGCATCTACGGTCTCCTGACCACGTACCTTGCCATCAACATCATGGGATCCAAGGACCTTGGATCCCTCCTGCTGACCAACGTCGGCTTCCTGGTCAGCTTCCTCGCCCGGCCCTTTGGCAGTGTGATCTGTGGTTTCCTGGGTGACAGGCTGGGCCGCAAGAACCTCCTGGCCGTCCTGCTGCTCCTGATCTCCGGCGCCACGGCATGTATCGGCCTGATCCCATCCTCGTCCGTCATCGGATGGGCGGCTCCGGCCCTCCTCATCCTGTTCCGCATCCTGCAGGGCTTCTCCGCCGGCGGAGAAGTGGCCGGTGCCATGGCGTTCGTGGGTGAGTACGCGCACAACAAGCACCGCAACTACTCCATGAGCTTCATCGCCGTCGGCTCATTCTGCGCCCTGCTCTTCGGCAGCGCGCTCTCAGCCACCCTGATCACCACCCTAGGCGACGCCACCATGGAATCCTGGGCCTGGCGCGTCCCGTTCCTCTTCGCCCTGCCGCTGGGCTACGTGGGCTACTACATCCGCTCCAAAATGGAGGACACCCCGCACTTCGCCGCCCTACGCGAGCGCAACGAAGTGGAACGCAACCCGCTGAAGGCTGTCTTCACCTCCAAGCGCCACCTGAAGGCCATTGCGCTGACCATCTTCCTGCCCGCACTGAACGGCCCCGGCTACTACCTCCTCTTTGCGTACATGCCCACGTACCTGAAGACCCAGCTGGGCACGGGCAACAACTTCACCATGGTGCAGGCCCTGACCGTCACCGCTTTCAGCCTGGTGGCCATCATCATCAGCATCCCGCTGATGGCCCGCCTGTCCGACCGGATCGGCCGCAAGCCCGTCCTGGCGGCCTCCGCCATCCTGATGGCCCTGGTCTCCTACCCGATGTTCGCCATGATCACCACCGGCAACATGCTCCTGGCCTGCATCGCCACCGTGGTGATGGCCATCGCGTTCTCCGGCCACGCCGCCGTCGTGCACACCGTACTGACCGAAATGTTCCCCACCACCGTCCGTTACAGCGCGTACAGCATCGGCTTCAGCATCAGCACCATCATCTTCGGCGGCAGCGCCCCGCTGGTGATGACCGAAATCATCAAGGCCACCGGCAACAGCATGGTCCCGGCCTACGCCGCAATCGGCACCGCCATCATCACCCTCGCCTCCGTCTACTTCCTGAAGGAAACCAAGGGGCAGCCGCTCCAGACGCACTAA
- a CDS encoding carboxyltransferase domain-containing protein — translation MTTQPTPAANLRRPPIIEAAPFGDSALMLSIDDDAAEVRRAGARRLRDVLLEVRPYGVLNLVAGAESLLVEFDCLAVNHGQLAQTVRLAVAGLGLQESGPAPGAKDFVIPMVVNEEFAPDLPEVAEELGLSPEATLEVFTSSVLTINLLAAAMAPMMAGVKFPGQVRRCAEPRTDVAPGSVMVAGTSAIIQPFPGPSGWKVIGRTPLTVCDIHEDPATSYRPGDRVMFKLIPESGWEELEGQFLRPAPHESAANQEGGTRGSEA, via the coding sequence ATGACCACGCAACCAACCCCAGCCGCGAACCTCCGCCGTCCCCCCATCATCGAGGCGGCCCCCTTTGGGGATTCAGCCCTCATGCTGAGCATCGACGACGACGCCGCCGAGGTCAGGCGCGCCGGCGCCAGGAGGCTGCGTGATGTCCTGCTGGAGGTCCGCCCGTACGGCGTGCTGAATCTGGTGGCCGGTGCAGAATCCCTGCTGGTGGAGTTTGACTGCCTGGCGGTCAACCACGGCCAGCTCGCCCAGACGGTCCGGCTTGCCGTGGCCGGCCTTGGACTCCAGGAATCGGGACCGGCGCCGGGCGCCAAGGACTTCGTTATTCCCATGGTGGTCAATGAGGAGTTCGCGCCGGACCTTCCAGAGGTGGCCGAAGAGCTGGGACTCAGCCCGGAGGCCACCCTCGAAGTGTTCACCTCATCCGTCCTGACCATCAACCTCCTGGCGGCCGCGATGGCGCCCATGATGGCCGGAGTGAAGTTCCCGGGCCAGGTTCGCCGGTGCGCCGAGCCCCGGACGGACGTTGCCCCGGGCTCGGTGATGGTGGCAGGGACAAGCGCCATCATCCAGCCCTTCCCGGGACCCAGCGGCTGGAAGGTGATCGGCCGCACGCCCCTTACTGTCTGCGATATCCATGAGGACCCGGCCACGTCCTACCGGCCCGGTGACCGGGTCATGTTCAAACTCATACCGGAAAGCGGCTGGGAGGAGCTGGAAGGCCAGTTCCTCCGGCCCGCACCCCACGAGTCCGCAGCCAACCAGGAAGGCGGCACCCGTGGCAGCGAAGCCTGA
- a CDS encoding RraA family protein — MATTLELTVRKATWTRLPKELVEAFAAYPVANIGDAMERLGIVDGGISPVWEGAHCVGSALPVLGAAGDNAAVIEALNYIEPGDVVVINGFGHEHRALVGEQLSQRFEAAGATGAVIDGYIRDRHTITEIKFPVFARGVTPAGPFKNGPGVIGEPVAIGGIVCAAGDIVAADDDGVVIIPQSRAAEILERVIAVAAHEAEMTAEITREYS; from the coding sequence ATGGCAACAACACTTGAGCTCACGGTCCGCAAGGCCACCTGGACGCGGCTTCCGAAGGAACTCGTGGAGGCCTTCGCCGCCTACCCGGTGGCCAACATCGGGGATGCCATGGAGCGATTGGGCATTGTCGACGGCGGCATCAGCCCCGTCTGGGAAGGCGCCCACTGCGTCGGTTCGGCCCTCCCCGTGCTCGGTGCAGCAGGCGACAACGCAGCGGTCATCGAGGCACTGAACTACATCGAGCCCGGTGACGTCGTGGTGATCAACGGTTTCGGTCATGAACACCGTGCCCTGGTCGGCGAGCAGCTGTCACAGCGCTTTGAGGCCGCCGGCGCCACCGGCGCCGTGATCGACGGCTACATCCGTGACCGCCACACGATCACCGAGATCAAGTTCCCCGTCTTCGCCCGCGGCGTAACTCCTGCGGGTCCCTTCAAGAACGGCCCCGGCGTCATCGGCGAGCCGGTAGCCATCGGCGGCATCGTGTGCGCCGCCGGTGACATCGTCGCCGCAGATGATGACGGCGTCGTCATCATCCCCCAGTCCCGCGCGGCCGAAATCTTGGAACGCGTTATTGCTGTTGCCGCCCACGAGGCCGAAATGACGGCCGAAATCACCCGCGAATACAGCTGA